A window of the Electrophorus electricus isolate fEleEle1 chromosome 11, fEleEle1.pri, whole genome shotgun sequence genome harbors these coding sequences:
- the znf451 gene encoding E3 SUMO-protein ligase ZNF451 isoform X3 — MSTSAVTEDAEDDDVEFVSEGLLRPVLECINLVSDGEEDAGVCTVEDQVDRQKAQVVSTLDRLARQVAVEKQERAEKCKAFKEKMISLQAHGRQELAVRRCSNVDSNDAKRCVDIWLKMPGLKPGIITTDTGWRCRSVPNPSFRICPQTCPVINCCRVYDNVPLLEGHLKRFDHSPCDPTITLKGSPACVYACVACGKHFDTKEAWRIHLDAKLSSADASGHVSSQTCQLIVCFACPACYLLFNIRDECLQHMAAKNHFTQFISLGEVKSSTVPIPIPRYAKNRLITLCKDVVFSVKCTACSMVLTSHMEAKAHFNVHCRQGCAIAEANQSIAQVMKQLTVLGHCTSCTKIFLCQRSMEEHREQMQHVVEAVNSVEQALLYYSSSYESRHGLQGQPSKCARATEASPHRERREKSECLWSQTKRQRLSSSASWVDGRALNLAWFCECGLRYMEEEEASKHLLSANQIFHKCAICGKLMGESSIARLHMSRFHGGAHLSNFLFHCRLCKVEMPRMEDIVSHIGVTHRGHTYYQEREDTTEKTSSCPSPNPCSSAADNRPAPTCPAPPPGRKQRWLCRMCEDLFESKAAVHEHCSNVSSHSFQRFACGHCPQKFFKESTLRRHCTNEHGGHLLLRFFCGLCDSMLYDSEHEFQEHYSSLHSRDYYRLEQVENGTSSALKSLVEAPTTSGSLPQLCPCMGSQRADEEQKSLFTRCMKQLAGKEAVVSARMPPVA, encoded by the exons atgtctACTTCTGCAGTGACTGAAGATGCTGAGGATGATGACGTTGAGTTTGTATCA GAGGGTCTTCTCAGACCAGTTCTGGAATGCATAAACCTCGTGAGTGATGGGGAGGAAGATGCAGGTGTTTGTACG GTTGAGGATCAAGTTGACAGACAAAAGGCCCAGGTAGTTTCCACGTTGGACAGACTGGCTCGTCAGGTCGCAGTTGAGAAACAAGAGAGGGCAGAAAAGTGCAAAGCCTTTAAg GAAAAGATGATTTCATTGCAAGCTCACGGTCGTCAAGAGTTGGCAGTCAGGCGTTGCAGCAATGTGGACAGTAATGATGCCAAACGCTGTGTGGACATCTGGCTGAAAATGCCAG GATTAAAACCTGGCATCATCACCACAGACACAGGCTGGAGGTGCAGATCTGTCCCCAATCCCTCATTCAGAATTTGTCCTCAAACCTGCCCTGTGATTAACTGTTGCCGAGTCTATGACAATGTCCCTCTCCTCGAGGGCCACCTTAAAAG ATTTGACCACTCACCATGTGACCCCACCATCACCCTTAAGGGCAGCCCTGCTTGTGTTTATGCCTGTGTGGCCTGTGGCAAGCACTTTGACACCAAAGAGGCCTGGAGGATACACCTAGATGCAAAG TTGTCTTCCGCCGATGCTAGTGGTCACGTCAGCTCTCAGACCTGCCAGCTGATTGTGTGCTTTGCATGCCCTGCCTGCTACCTGCTCTTCAACATTAGAGATGAGTGTCTTCAGCACATGGCAGCCAAAAACCACTTTACTCAGTTCATCTCTCTAGGCG AGGTGAAATCATCAACGGTGCCAATTCCAATTCCACGATATGCAAAGAATCGGCTAATTACTTTATGTAAAGATGTTGTATTCAGTGTAAAATGCACAGCTTGCTCAATGGTGCTTACTTCACACATGGAAGCAAAGGCCCACTTCAA TGTGCACTGCAGACAGGGTTGTGCCATTGCTGAAGCTAACCAGAGCATAGCTCAGGTTATGAAGCAGCTGACGGTCTTGGGCCACTGCACCTCCTGCACCAAAATCTTCCTCTGCCAAAGGTCAATGgaggagcacagagagcagaTGCAGCATGTGGTAGAGGCGGTCAACAGTGTCGAGCAAGCACTTCTGTATTACAGCAGCTCCTACGAAAGCCGACACGGCCTCCAGGGTCAGCCCTCCAAATGTGCCAGAGCAACTGAAGCCTCACCCCatagagaaagaagagagaaaagtgaaTGTCTCTGGTCACAGACCAAGCGACAGAGGCTCTCCAGCTCAGCTTCTTGGGTTGACGGCAGGGCTTTGAACCTAGCCTGGTTCTGCGAATGTGGCCTGCGGtacatggaggaggaggaggccagCAAGCACCTTCTCTCGGCTAACCAGATCTTTCACAAGTGTGCCATCTGCGGCAAGCTGATGGGAGAGTCGTCCATCGCCCGTTTGCACATGAGCAGGTTTCACGGTGGCGCTCACCTGTCCAACTTCCTCTTCCATTGCCGCCTGTGCAAAGTCGAGATGCCCCGCATGGAAGACATTGTGTCTCACATTGGCGTGACCCATCGCGGCCACACTTACTATCAAGAAAGAGAGGACACCACAGAAAAGACCTCGTCATGTCCTTCCCCGAACCCTTGCTCCAGTGCTGCAGATAACAGGCCAGCCCCCAcctgtcctgctcctcctcctggacGCAAGCAGCGGTGGCTGTGCAGGATGTGCGAGGACCTGTTTGAGTCTAAGGCGGCGGTGCACGAGCACTGCAGCAATGTGAGCAGTCATAGCTTTCAGAGGTTCGCCTGCGGCCACTGCCCACAAAAGTTCTTCAAGGAGTCCACCCTTCGGCGGCACTGCACCAATGAGCACGGTGGCCACCTGCTCCTCCGCTTCTTCTGCGGCCTGTGCGACAGCATGCTCTACGACTCTGAGCATGAGTTCCAGGAACACTACAGCAGCCTGCACAGCAGGGATTACTACCGCTTGGAGCAGGTCGAGAATGGTACTTCCTCAGCCCTGAAGAGCTTGGTAGAGGCCCCAACAACGAGCGGGAGCCTCCCACAGCTCTGCCCCTGCATGGGCTCCCAAAGAGCTGACGAGGAGCAGAAGTCCTTGTTCACGAGGTGCATGAAACAACTGGCAGGCAAAG AAGCAGTGGTCTCAGCAAGGATGCCCCCAGTGGCATGA
- the znf451 gene encoding E3 SUMO-protein ligase ZNF451 isoform X2, giving the protein MSTSAVTEDAEDDDVEFVSEGLLRPVLECINLVSDGEEDAGVCTVEDQVDRQKAQVVSTLDRLARQVAVEKQERAEKCKAFKEKMISLQAHGRQELAVRRCSNVDSNDAKRCVDIWLKMPGLKPGIITTDTGWRCRSVPNPSFRICPQTCPVINCCRVYDNVPLLEGHLKRFDHSPCDPTITLKGSPACVYACVACGKHFDTKEAWRIHLDAKLSSADASGHVSSQTCQLIVCFACPACYLLFNIRDECLQHMAAKNHFTQFISLGEVKSSTVPIPIPRYAKNRLITLCKDVVFSVKCTACSMVLTSHMEAKAHFNVHCRQGCAIAEANQSIAQVMKQLTVLGHCTSCTKIFLCQRSMEEHREQMQHVVEAVNSVEQALLYYSSSYESRHGLQGQPSKCARATEASPHRERREKSECLWSQTKRQRLSSSASWVDGRALNLAWFCECGLRYMEEEEASKHLLSANQIFHKCAICGKLMGESSIARLHMSRFHGGAHLSNFLFHCRLCKVEMPRMEDIVSHIGVTHRGHTYYQEREDTTEKTSSCPSPNPCSSAADNRPAPTCPAPPPGRKQRWLCRMCEDLFESKAAVHEHCSNVSSHSFQRFACGHCPQKFFKESTLRRHCTNEHGGHLLLRFFCGLCDSMLYDSEHEFQEHYSSLHSRDYYRLEQVENGTSSALKSLVEAPTTSGSLPQLCPCMGSQRADEEQKSLFTRCMKQLAGKGKCEYICRRCTVAVGSYSQIKTHMYLKHGAQGKDKSFDVICALCSERQRDVPSFHSHYHAHHCLLEPCVSSRSSGLSKDAPSGMILNAEEISAGRNAEEFQDVKSIISSSTDVTIENPKGSKDDADEEMKLALALSAEEAKKPTQFDPEMEEALKRSLEEF; this is encoded by the exons atgtctACTTCTGCAGTGACTGAAGATGCTGAGGATGATGACGTTGAGTTTGTATCA GAGGGTCTTCTCAGACCAGTTCTGGAATGCATAAACCTCGTGAGTGATGGGGAGGAAGATGCAGGTGTTTGTACG GTTGAGGATCAAGTTGACAGACAAAAGGCCCAGGTAGTTTCCACGTTGGACAGACTGGCTCGTCAGGTCGCAGTTGAGAAACAAGAGAGGGCAGAAAAGTGCAAAGCCTTTAAg GAAAAGATGATTTCATTGCAAGCTCACGGTCGTCAAGAGTTGGCAGTCAGGCGTTGCAGCAATGTGGACAGTAATGATGCCAAACGCTGTGTGGACATCTGGCTGAAAATGCCAG GATTAAAACCTGGCATCATCACCACAGACACAGGCTGGAGGTGCAGATCTGTCCCCAATCCCTCATTCAGAATTTGTCCTCAAACCTGCCCTGTGATTAACTGTTGCCGAGTCTATGACAATGTCCCTCTCCTCGAGGGCCACCTTAAAAG ATTTGACCACTCACCATGTGACCCCACCATCACCCTTAAGGGCAGCCCTGCTTGTGTTTATGCCTGTGTGGCCTGTGGCAAGCACTTTGACACCAAAGAGGCCTGGAGGATACACCTAGATGCAAAG TTGTCTTCCGCCGATGCTAGTGGTCACGTCAGCTCTCAGACCTGCCAGCTGATTGTGTGCTTTGCATGCCCTGCCTGCTACCTGCTCTTCAACATTAGAGATGAGTGTCTTCAGCACATGGCAGCCAAAAACCACTTTACTCAGTTCATCTCTCTAGGCG AGGTGAAATCATCAACGGTGCCAATTCCAATTCCACGATATGCAAAGAATCGGCTAATTACTTTATGTAAAGATGTTGTATTCAGTGTAAAATGCACAGCTTGCTCAATGGTGCTTACTTCACACATGGAAGCAAAGGCCCACTTCAA TGTGCACTGCAGACAGGGTTGTGCCATTGCTGAAGCTAACCAGAGCATAGCTCAGGTTATGAAGCAGCTGACGGTCTTGGGCCACTGCACCTCCTGCACCAAAATCTTCCTCTGCCAAAGGTCAATGgaggagcacagagagcagaTGCAGCATGTGGTAGAGGCGGTCAACAGTGTCGAGCAAGCACTTCTGTATTACAGCAGCTCCTACGAAAGCCGACACGGCCTCCAGGGTCAGCCCTCCAAATGTGCCAGAGCAACTGAAGCCTCACCCCatagagaaagaagagagaaaagtgaaTGTCTCTGGTCACAGACCAAGCGACAGAGGCTCTCCAGCTCAGCTTCTTGGGTTGACGGCAGGGCTTTGAACCTAGCCTGGTTCTGCGAATGTGGCCTGCGGtacatggaggaggaggaggccagCAAGCACCTTCTCTCGGCTAACCAGATCTTTCACAAGTGTGCCATCTGCGGCAAGCTGATGGGAGAGTCGTCCATCGCCCGTTTGCACATGAGCAGGTTTCACGGTGGCGCTCACCTGTCCAACTTCCTCTTCCATTGCCGCCTGTGCAAAGTCGAGATGCCCCGCATGGAAGACATTGTGTCTCACATTGGCGTGACCCATCGCGGCCACACTTACTATCAAGAAAGAGAGGACACCACAGAAAAGACCTCGTCATGTCCTTCCCCGAACCCTTGCTCCAGTGCTGCAGATAACAGGCCAGCCCCCAcctgtcctgctcctcctcctggacGCAAGCAGCGGTGGCTGTGCAGGATGTGCGAGGACCTGTTTGAGTCTAAGGCGGCGGTGCACGAGCACTGCAGCAATGTGAGCAGTCATAGCTTTCAGAGGTTCGCCTGCGGCCACTGCCCACAAAAGTTCTTCAAGGAGTCCACCCTTCGGCGGCACTGCACCAATGAGCACGGTGGCCACCTGCTCCTCCGCTTCTTCTGCGGCCTGTGCGACAGCATGCTCTACGACTCTGAGCATGAGTTCCAGGAACACTACAGCAGCCTGCACAGCAGGGATTACTACCGCTTGGAGCAGGTCGAGAATGGTACTTCCTCAGCCCTGAAGAGCTTGGTAGAGGCCCCAACAACGAGCGGGAGCCTCCCACAGCTCTGCCCCTGCATGGGCTCCCAAAGAGCTGACGAGGAGCAGAAGTCCTTGTTCACGAGGTGCATGAAACAACTGGCAGGCAAAGGCAAGTGCGAGTACATCTGTCGCAGATGCACAGTGGCAGTCGGCTCTTATTCgcagataaaaacacacatgtacctgAAGCATGGGGCCCAGGGGAAGGACAAGAGTTTTGATGTCATCTGTGCATTATGCTccgagagacagagggatgtgCCCAGTTTCCATTCCCACTACCATGCCCACCACTGCTTATTAGAGCCCTGTGTGTCTTCTAGAAGCAGTGGTCTCAGCAAGGATGCCCCCAGTGGCATGATTCTGAACGCAGAGGAAATCTCAGCAGGCAGGAATG CTGAGGAGTTTCAGGATGTAAAGAGTATCATTTCTTCAAGCACTGATGTTACTATAGAAAACCCTAAGGGCTCTAAAG ATGATGCTGATGAGGAGATGAAACTGGCTTTGGCTTTAAGCGCAGAGGAGGCAAAGAAGCCAACACAGT
- the znf451 gene encoding E3 SUMO-protein ligase ZNF451 isoform X1: MSTSAVTEDAEDDDVEFVSEGLLRPVLECINLVSDGEEDAGVCTVEDQVDRQKAQVVSTLDRLARQVAVEKQERAEKCKAFKEKMISLQAHGRQELAVRRCSNVDSNDAKRCVDIWLKMPGLKPGIITTDTGWRCRSVPNPSFRICPQTCPVINCCRVYDNVPLLEGHLKRFDHSPCDPTITLKGSPACVYACVACGKHFDTKEAWRIHLDAKLSSADASGHVSSQTCQLIVCFACPACYLLFNIRDECLQHMAAKNHFTQFISLGEVKSSTVPIPIPRYAKNRLITLCKDVVFSVKCTACSMVLTSHMEAKAHFNVHCRQGCAIAEANQSIAQVMKQLTVLGHCTSCTKIFLCQRSMEEHREQMQHVVEAVNSVEQALLYYSSSYESRHGLQGQPSKCARATEASPHRERREKSECLWSQTKRQRLSSSASWVDGRALNLAWFCECGLRYMEEEEASKHLLSANQIFHKCAICGKLMGESSIARLHMSRFHGGAHLSNFLFHCRLCKVEMPRMEDIVSHIGVTHRGHTYYQEREDTTEKTSSCPSPNPCSSAADNRPAPTCPAPPPGRKQRWLCRMCEDLFESKAAVHEHCSNVSSHSFQRFACGHCPQKFFKESTLRRHCTNEHGGHLLLRFFCGLCDSMLYDSEHEFQEHYSSLHSRDYYRLEQVENGTSSALKSLVEAPTTSGSLPQLCPCMGSQRADEEQKSLFTRCMKQLAGKGKCEYICRRCTVAVGSYSQIKTHMYLKHGAQGKDKSFDVICALCSERQRDVPSFHSHYHAHHCLLEPCVSSRSSGLSKDAPSGMILNAEEISAGRNAEEFQDVKSIISSSTDVTIENPKGSKGTHDDADEEMKLALALSAEEAKKPTQFDPEMEEALKRSLEEF; this comes from the exons atgtctACTTCTGCAGTGACTGAAGATGCTGAGGATGATGACGTTGAGTTTGTATCA GAGGGTCTTCTCAGACCAGTTCTGGAATGCATAAACCTCGTGAGTGATGGGGAGGAAGATGCAGGTGTTTGTACG GTTGAGGATCAAGTTGACAGACAAAAGGCCCAGGTAGTTTCCACGTTGGACAGACTGGCTCGTCAGGTCGCAGTTGAGAAACAAGAGAGGGCAGAAAAGTGCAAAGCCTTTAAg GAAAAGATGATTTCATTGCAAGCTCACGGTCGTCAAGAGTTGGCAGTCAGGCGTTGCAGCAATGTGGACAGTAATGATGCCAAACGCTGTGTGGACATCTGGCTGAAAATGCCAG GATTAAAACCTGGCATCATCACCACAGACACAGGCTGGAGGTGCAGATCTGTCCCCAATCCCTCATTCAGAATTTGTCCTCAAACCTGCCCTGTGATTAACTGTTGCCGAGTCTATGACAATGTCCCTCTCCTCGAGGGCCACCTTAAAAG ATTTGACCACTCACCATGTGACCCCACCATCACCCTTAAGGGCAGCCCTGCTTGTGTTTATGCCTGTGTGGCCTGTGGCAAGCACTTTGACACCAAAGAGGCCTGGAGGATACACCTAGATGCAAAG TTGTCTTCCGCCGATGCTAGTGGTCACGTCAGCTCTCAGACCTGCCAGCTGATTGTGTGCTTTGCATGCCCTGCCTGCTACCTGCTCTTCAACATTAGAGATGAGTGTCTTCAGCACATGGCAGCCAAAAACCACTTTACTCAGTTCATCTCTCTAGGCG AGGTGAAATCATCAACGGTGCCAATTCCAATTCCACGATATGCAAAGAATCGGCTAATTACTTTATGTAAAGATGTTGTATTCAGTGTAAAATGCACAGCTTGCTCAATGGTGCTTACTTCACACATGGAAGCAAAGGCCCACTTCAA TGTGCACTGCAGACAGGGTTGTGCCATTGCTGAAGCTAACCAGAGCATAGCTCAGGTTATGAAGCAGCTGACGGTCTTGGGCCACTGCACCTCCTGCACCAAAATCTTCCTCTGCCAAAGGTCAATGgaggagcacagagagcagaTGCAGCATGTGGTAGAGGCGGTCAACAGTGTCGAGCAAGCACTTCTGTATTACAGCAGCTCCTACGAAAGCCGACACGGCCTCCAGGGTCAGCCCTCCAAATGTGCCAGAGCAACTGAAGCCTCACCCCatagagaaagaagagagaaaagtgaaTGTCTCTGGTCACAGACCAAGCGACAGAGGCTCTCCAGCTCAGCTTCTTGGGTTGACGGCAGGGCTTTGAACCTAGCCTGGTTCTGCGAATGTGGCCTGCGGtacatggaggaggaggaggccagCAAGCACCTTCTCTCGGCTAACCAGATCTTTCACAAGTGTGCCATCTGCGGCAAGCTGATGGGAGAGTCGTCCATCGCCCGTTTGCACATGAGCAGGTTTCACGGTGGCGCTCACCTGTCCAACTTCCTCTTCCATTGCCGCCTGTGCAAAGTCGAGATGCCCCGCATGGAAGACATTGTGTCTCACATTGGCGTGACCCATCGCGGCCACACTTACTATCAAGAAAGAGAGGACACCACAGAAAAGACCTCGTCATGTCCTTCCCCGAACCCTTGCTCCAGTGCTGCAGATAACAGGCCAGCCCCCAcctgtcctgctcctcctcctggacGCAAGCAGCGGTGGCTGTGCAGGATGTGCGAGGACCTGTTTGAGTCTAAGGCGGCGGTGCACGAGCACTGCAGCAATGTGAGCAGTCATAGCTTTCAGAGGTTCGCCTGCGGCCACTGCCCACAAAAGTTCTTCAAGGAGTCCACCCTTCGGCGGCACTGCACCAATGAGCACGGTGGCCACCTGCTCCTCCGCTTCTTCTGCGGCCTGTGCGACAGCATGCTCTACGACTCTGAGCATGAGTTCCAGGAACACTACAGCAGCCTGCACAGCAGGGATTACTACCGCTTGGAGCAGGTCGAGAATGGTACTTCCTCAGCCCTGAAGAGCTTGGTAGAGGCCCCAACAACGAGCGGGAGCCTCCCACAGCTCTGCCCCTGCATGGGCTCCCAAAGAGCTGACGAGGAGCAGAAGTCCTTGTTCACGAGGTGCATGAAACAACTGGCAGGCAAAGGCAAGTGCGAGTACATCTGTCGCAGATGCACAGTGGCAGTCGGCTCTTATTCgcagataaaaacacacatgtacctgAAGCATGGGGCCCAGGGGAAGGACAAGAGTTTTGATGTCATCTGTGCATTATGCTccgagagacagagggatgtgCCCAGTTTCCATTCCCACTACCATGCCCACCACTGCTTATTAGAGCCCTGTGTGTCTTCTAGAAGCAGTGGTCTCAGCAAGGATGCCCCCAGTGGCATGATTCTGAACGCAGAGGAAATCTCAGCAGGCAGGAATG CTGAGGAGTTTCAGGATGTAAAGAGTATCATTTCTTCAAGCACTGATGTTACTATAGAAAACCCTAAGGGCTCTAAAGGTACCCATG ATGATGCTGATGAGGAGATGAAACTGGCTTTGGCTTTAAGCGCAGAGGAGGCAAAGAAGCCAACACAGT